A genome region from Alkalibaculum bacchi includes the following:
- a CDS encoding CobW family GTP-binding protein, producing MTKIDIVSGFLGSGKTTFIKKLLEENIAGEKVVIVENEFGKVGIDGSLLQETGIDIVEINSGCICCTLVGEFSRAIELVIKTYQPDRVIIEPSGVGKLSEVLSSCTEFTSQDQIKLNGIVTIVDVVKYEMNLEYVTEYFEDQIRNANTIFLSRTQKATVEKIRYIVEDIKRINKNANIVTTPWDQLESKGVLALLENKVGSLMEEQEKVCTDPHCNHDHHSHKGNEFFERWEMETSQPYTKGDIEHSLKALSDRDYGIVLRAKGILATVEGDWIQFDFVPGEYEIRDISPDYTGRLCVIGKDLNKGKVERLFACK from the coding sequence ATGACAAAAATTGATATTGTATCTGGTTTTTTGGGTTCAGGAAAAACTACTTTTATAAAAAAGTTACTAGAGGAAAACATAGCAGGAGAAAAAGTAGTCATTGTAGAAAATGAATTTGGAAAGGTCGGCATAGACGGAAGCCTATTACAAGAAACAGGTATTGATATTGTAGAAATCAATTCAGGTTGCATATGCTGTACTCTAGTGGGAGAATTTTCTAGAGCTATTGAACTTGTCATAAAAACATATCAACCAGACAGAGTTATTATCGAACCTTCAGGAGTGGGCAAACTTTCAGAAGTTTTATCTTCTTGTACTGAATTTACTTCTCAGGATCAAATAAAATTAAATGGAATTGTTACTATTGTGGATGTAGTAAAATATGAAATGAATCTAGAGTATGTCACAGAGTACTTTGAAGATCAAATTAGAAATGCCAATACCATATTTTTAAGTCGAACACAGAAGGCTACTGTAGAAAAAATTCGTTACATAGTAGAGGATATAAAAAGGATCAATAAAAATGCAAATATTGTAACTACTCCATGGGATCAATTAGAGAGTAAGGGAGTCCTTGCATTATTAGAAAACAAAGTAGGCTCTCTCATGGAAGAACAAGAAAAAGTCTGCACCGACCCACATTGTAATCATGATCATCATTCTCATAAAGGAAATGAATTTTTTGAGCGCTGGGAAATGGAAACAAGCCAGCCTTATACAAAAGGAGATATTGAGCATTCTCTAAAGGCCCTCAGTGATAGAGACTATGGTATCGTCTTAAGGGCAAAAGGAATCCTGGCCACAGTAGAAGGAGATTGGATTCAATTTGATTTTGTGCCTGGCGAGTACGAGATTAGGGATATTTCACCTGATTATACGGGAAGGCTCTGCGTCATCGGTAAAGATTTGAATAAAGGAAAAGTAGAGAGATTGTTTGCTTGCAAATGA